Below is a window of Phocoena sinus isolate mPhoSin1 chromosome 2, mPhoSin1.pri, whole genome shotgun sequence DNA.
GGAGCTCCCTCGTGgtttcatccatccacccactgcTTGGTGTGAGCGCCCAGGGTGCAGCCAGGGCCTCGGCCACACCGCCGGGAGTGGGCCCCCATCCCAACCCCGAATATCTCAGGAGGGATGAATCCTTCTCAGCTTTAGAAGGGGTAGTGAGATCAGATAAAAAAAAGGGGTGGAGGCTTTGCTGACCTTTGACGGGGCGTGGGGAGTTCTGCGATAGAAGGGTAGCAATGGCGGGAAGGAGGGAAGGTCTGCACTTGAATGAACAAACGAACTAACGAACCAAGAGTAGTTTATTTTTAGGCCACTTTAACCGGAGTCTCAGGGTTAGAAAATCCACCCTCCCCTCCCGGAACGAAAATGTCTCCTAGTTAGTTTTCATTCTCTCACTTGTTACAACTTGCATTATAAAACTTAGGCTCCCCGCTCCAGGAGCTGGTGGGCTTCTCCAGCTCGGAGAATCCGGGCGGCCTTGTTGGTCGCTGTGTCCCCAGAATTCGGCGAATAGTGCTCGCGACTCCGGGCGCTGCTGGGGGCCCCCAGGCGGTGCTGGGGGCCCAGGGGTGAGGGGCCCCGCACTTCAGCCCAGGCCACGCCCAATCCCCCGCCCCTCctgtccccgccccgccccgtctGCCGACAGACTCCGCGGCGCCGCGCAGCCCGCGCCGCCGCCCCCGAGCGCCCAGGTGGGCGGAGTTGCGGATGAGGGGCGGGATGTTTTGGTGGGCGGGGGTCCCGGTGACGGCATCCGCGCGCGCCGCGCTGGGGCTCAGAGCCTGACTGTCTCGCGGCGGGGGACTACACTCACACCGGAGCAGGTGGGTGTGGGCCGGGGAGGGGTGGCGGTCGAGGaccggggtgggagggaggaggcgcGCGCTTGCCCCTTCCCTGAGCAGGCCTGGACCGGGTGGCACGGTGTCGGCACGCCTGGGGAACCCTGACCGAGCACGGGGACCTCCCCCATCCTTGCTTACCAGTCTCCTGGAGGTCCGTGTCTGGGCGGGTGGGAGTCTCCCCTTTCCTAAGTCGGGGGCCTGAGGCCGGCCTTCTGGGCCTGGCCAGGTGGAGCTAGCGCCCACGCTGCGAGAGTTGGATTCGCATTTGTAATCACTTCTCCGAACTTTCCGCGAGCTCCTGTCCCGTGCCTGGCGCTTCTGACTCCGGTTCCCCTACCCCGGGCGCCCGACCGCCCCGGTGTTGTCTGGGCGCCTTCGGTGCACGGAGCACTGTGCCTCGAGCCGGGGTGCGGAGAAGCCGGGACTGCACGGGGCTGGAAAAGCTTTGGGTGAGGGGTGCGCGAAGGCGCCCACAGTATCGCGTGGCAGTTACCGCTGTGGCCCCAGGGCCGGGCACCCAGCAGGCGCTGATGATTGAATGAACGAACGAACCGTTACAGCTGCTGAGAGACGTTAAGTAGTGAAAAATAAAGTGCTgtgacctgggggtgggggtagggagtggTGAGGACTGCGataagagaggggaggaaggagatggggaAGGTTCCATGGATGAAGATTATTCATCACTATTGGGCAGCTACTAAGCGTCGGACCTTGTGCTGGGTGCTGAAGATGCAGCACGAAGGGGGACAGGAGGGTCCCTGCCTCCCAGCTCCCAGATTGGGACGTGGGGGGGGGGGACGACGGGTAATCTGTCTTTTGCAAGGGAAGGGAGTGGTCAGTAGCTGATGGGAGAACCACAgggcattgtgtgtgtgtgtgcgtgtgcgtgtgcagtGGTGGGAGCACAGAGCAGAGGCCCCTCCCTGGCTCCCTGAAGGTGGGACCAGCCTAAGCCTGGAGGGATGAGGAGTCTTGGGCAACACTGAGTGTGCTGCAGGCGGAGAAAGGTGGGGGTATAGGGGGTAAGTAGTCAAGGTAGGCAGGGcccattaaaagttttttttttcctgttaaggTTTTGAATCTCAAGAGCATTAGGGAGTCTCTTTTGGGGGGAGTGTAAATAGGAGAGTGATGTGAGCgcatttgcatttctgaaaaatgCCCCGGTTGCTGCATAGGAAGGTGCAGGGAGGCTGAGGCCAGTGAGGAGGCTGGTAAATGTCATTCCGTTGAGATGTCGGTGGGCAGGATCAGGGCTTTGGTAATAGGATGGAAAGAAGCAGGTGTACTTGATATTTAGAAGATGAGATTGGCAGTATTTGATGGTGGGGGCTTGGTCTcaagcggtacgcgggcctctcactgttgtgtcctctcccgttgcggagcacaggctccggacgcgcagccgctccgtggcatatgggatcttcccggaccggggcacgaacccgtgtcccctgcatcggcaggcggactctcaatcactgcgccaccagggaagccctgcttttttttttaaacatctttattggagtatacttgctttacaatggtgtgttagtttctgctgtataacaaagtgaatcagctatatgtgtacatatatccccatatctcctccctcttgcgtctccctccctcccaccctccctatcccacccctctaggtggtcacaaagcactgagctgatctccctgtcctatgcggctgcttcccagtagctattttacatttggtaatgtatatatgtccatgccactctctcacttcatcccagcttctccttccgcctccctgtgtcctcaagtccattctctacgtctgcatctttattcctgtcctgtgctGACTCTTTTTAAGAAGGTGGAGCAGGGGATGTGAGATGACAAAGGCAGAGACTATGGAAAACCCAGTGGGTGTTAGGGAAAAGAGATCCCTGATGTGGTgctgcttgtgtgtgtgtctgtgtgtcttcctTCTAGGAGATAGGGTCCCAGGGGAAGGATGCAGCTGGAACACAGAAACCCTTGGATGTTAGGTGGAGGAGTTAGGGCCTTATTTTGCCAGTGATGGGAACCATGAAATGTTACTGTGCAGGATTTTATCGTGGCCCTTGCAGCATCTGGGCATTAGGTTGGGGCACGGAGGATGTTCTGAGTTTTGACCACCCTTCCTTTTAATCCCTGCAAGGTCGGGAGCTGCAGGATCTGGCTCCAGGTCATCTGCAAAGTGAGTCCAGGTGCTGATGGCAAGGGCCTCTTCCTCTCTTCGCAGGGCAGGGAACAGCCTTCCCTCAACATGGGGCTGGAGgcccagaggctgccaggggctgaggaggccCCAGTGAGGGTGGCCCTTCGAGTCCGCCCATTGCTGCCCAAGGAGCTGCTGCACGGGCACCAGAGCTGCCTGAGGGTGGAGCCGGGGCACGGCCGGGTCACTTTGGGCCGGGACCGCCACTTTGGCTTCCACGTAGTGCTGGACGAGGACACCGGGCAGGAGGCTGTGTACCAGGCCTGCGTGCAACCCCTCCTCGAGGCTTTTTTTGAGGGCTTCAATGCCACCGTCTTTGCCTACGGTCAGACAGGCTCCGGGAAGACGTACACCATGGGGGAGGCCAGTGTGGGTGAGTgaccctgggccccctgccctTGTTGAGGGTCCTCAGTTTCTCCTGAATTTCTGCCCCTGCCCTCTTGCTGCCATTCTCTGTTGAAGATGAggatgctgggggaggggggaggggcaggtttCCTAAACAGATCTGCAGCCCGGAGTGGGACCAGCTGTGTCAGTGGGCTGGGTCGGGCAGGCAGGAAGAGTCCTTGGAGGTGAGTGACCTTCTCAACTCCATAGAGATGGGATCATGCTGTCTGGCTGTGAGGACCTCACGGGGAGGAAGGGCACGGGAAGTTGGCTTGTCTCTGGAGGTTGTTAGGATGGctgctgtgggtcaggaatccatgTTCTAGTCAGAGTGGTTGGAAGGGGAACTGTCCTGGAAGAGATATGCTTTGGCTGCTGCATAGCAGGGAAGCAGGCTGGTTCCATGAGGCTCTGGAGCAGAGTTTTGGGAGTGATGCTTTGGGCCAACTGAAGGAACTTCCCCCTTTTAAAGAGCATGAACTGCTTTATCCTAGGTTTTAAAAGTGTACATGTTTGTTGtggaaaattaggaaaatacagaaaacacatacacaaaataaaacttaCTTGATAATTGCCTTTCAGGAATCACTCACCCTGTTAGCATTTCTTGAAAATTAGTATACGTTAAAAAATGGTATTATAGTGTACCCACTCTTTtgtatcctgttttattttcttaacagtatATCATGAACATTTCTCtgtatcattaaatattcttcaatcaaaaattttaatggctGCCTGGCATGCCATTGTGAGTATAAGGTAACTTATTTAACCAGATCCCCTTTTTGGATGTtaggatggacacttaggatgtttacatttttattaagttaTGAGGAAGAATATGTTCTGAATATCCTCTTATTACTTCCTTGGGATAAATTCAGGAGGTCCTTTAGATAACTGAGCATAGACTATGGTAATGAGTCTCCAGGAGTAATCAAGCAAAGGGTATCTGACCGCCTGGCAGGGATGTAGTGGAGGGGATGCTTACATCATGAAAGGGATTGGTTGAACCTTGAGAGGTTGCTTCCAACTCTGAAATTCTGCCTGACCACCCTGGGGCATGGCCTGGCTCAGGCTGCCCAGCCCatcctggcctctgctgctgccttCTCCACACTGGAGCCCCATCCTCCAGCTGCTGCTAGGGGCTTCTGGGCCTTGTGGGTGTCACATCCAGCTGAAAGCATGGTGGCAGGAGGCCCTGCGGTGTCTCCTCAGCCTCTCTTCACGAGGACGAGCAGGGCATCATCCCACGGGCCATGGCTGAGGCCTTTAAGCTGATTGATGAGAATGACCTGCTTGACTGTCTGGTGCACGTGTCCTACCTGGAAGTGTACAAGGAGGAGTTCCGAGACCTGCTGGAGGTGGGCACCGCCAGCCGTGACATCCAGCTTCGGGAAGATGATCGTGGGAATGTTGGTGAGGAACTCCTGGGTCTTCCACTGGCTGGGAGCGGGATACCTGGCTTGGGGAGGCTTTACCTGCTTAGGGTGGCTTACCTGTCTGGTGGGGGTACATCCTAACTGGGAAACCAAGCTCTGGAAAGTTTTGCTTTCGCTTCCCGTCCCTACTGAGTTCAGTATACATTGGTGTGCCCAGAGTGATTGGCATTGAGGTAAGCGTGGGGAAGCTGGAGCCCCCTCAAGCCCCAGCCAGTATGGGCAGGACCCCCTGGGCATGGGGAAGGGACCCCTGAGTCAGGAAGAGCTTTAGAGGAGCAGCCGTGCTCTGCCTGCTCTCCTGGCTGTCAGTCTcaggctgcccctgccctgggctcaTGGCCTTCTGTGCCCGCAGTGCTGTGTGGAGTGAAGGAGGTGGACGTGGAGGGCCTGGATGAGGTGCTGAGCCTCCTGGAGATGGGCAATGCAGCACGGCACACGGGGGCCACACACCTCAACCGCCTCTCCAGCCGCTCACACACTGTGTTCACCGTGACCCTGGAGCAGCGGGGGCGCGCCCCCAGCCGCCTCCCCCGACCTGCCGCGGGCCAGCTGCTCATCTCCAAGTTCCACTTCGTGGACTTGGCGGGCTCAGAGAGGGTGCTCAAGACGGGCAGCACAGGCGAGCGGCTCAAGGAGAGCATCCAGATCAACAGCAGCCTCTTGGCGCTGGGCAACGTCATCAGCGCCCTGGGTGACCCCCAGCGCCGTGGCAGCCACATTCCCTACCGGGACTCCAAGATCACCCGGTGAGCCACTGCTGGCCACTGGCCAGAGAAGGGGCCCCAAGAGCCGCGCTAGTCTGTTCTAGCTACTGTCTGGcctctggggttggggggaggcgaCTAGGAGATGGGTCCCCATCAGGCGGTTCGAGGTATCCGGCCCATGGGGAAGCATGCCGAGGATCGGACCCGGTTTGGGTTCTGGACCTGGCACGTTGGGGCCCCTAACGCGTCTTGCCTGGCGCCCTCAGGATCCTCAAAGACTCCCTGGGCGGGAATGCCAAGACAGTGATGATCGCCTGCGTCAGCCCTTCCTCCTCGGACTTCGACGAGACTCTCAACACCCTGAACTACGCCAGCCGTGCCCAGAACATCCGCAACTGCGCCACTGTCAACTGGCGGCCTGAGGCCGAGCGGGCGCCCGAGGAGGCAGCCGCTGGCCCGCGGGGGCCGCCTAGACACCGCTCGGAGACACGCATCATCCACCGGGGCCGGCGCGCCCTGGGCCCCACCGCCGCCtccgccgcggccgccgcccgCCTTGGCGCCGAGTGCGCTCGCTACCGGGCCCGCACCGACGCCGCTTACAGCTTCCTGCGCGAGCTACAGGCCGAGCCCGGGCTGCCTGGCGCCGCCGCCCGCAAGGTGCGCGACTGGCTGTGCGCCGTCGAGGGTGAGCGCAGCGCCCTAAGCTCTGCCTCCGGGCCCGACAGCGGCATCGAGAGTGCCTCCGCCGAGGAGCAGGCCATGCAGGGACCCGGCGGACGAAAGGTGGCCAAGGGTCAGGTGTGGcctaggggtggggaggggatggggaaggaagaaagtcTTCATACAGCTAGCTGTGTCCCTGCCCCTTGCTCATTAGCAGAGCACATTGGGGATTCAGAGGCACTTCTGCTGGTGACCTTGATGACTTTCCAATCCTCCGGGtctctatctataaaatagggatagcATTAGTATCTACCTCCTGGTGATGTAAGGACTGAAGGTGTCACAAGTGCAGGTGAAGGCTAGTTGTTCCTAATAATAGTGATGTTTTTGTTAATGAAAATATGATTAATAATTACAAGAGCTGGCCCAATGGCTTGTGGAGGGGACTGCAGGCCAGGTGGGGTCTCGAGCCCCTGTTGCAGGCGGGGCTTGGAGCAGAGTAGCAAGCCCGGCTAGGGGAACCTctggcagggcagggagagggctgaggTATCTCAGGGACAGGCAGGCTTGTCTTGACAGCTCCTGCCCCTGAAGCTTCTCTCCCGGCCCCATAGGAAGATGAGGGGGCACTGCAGCTGCTGGCTCTGCAGAGCCAGGTGGCCCGGCTGGAGGAGGAGAACCGAGACTTTCTGGCTGCGCTGGAGGACGCCATGGAGCAGTACAAGCTGCAGGTGGGGCACCCCCTTCCacagtggtggtggggggcacTTCTGCTGCGAGGTGAAACTGAGCTGAGCCTGTCAGGATGAGAGGAagttagctgtgtgtgtgtggggggggcgggTTCTGGCAGGATGGGTAGAGATACGGGGTGCGCAGTATGAGCAAAAGTGTGGAGGTGAGGAACACATTGGTGCGGGTGGGTGTGCAGGATGGTCATGAGGATGGATAGGAAGTGGGACTGGAGGGTAGCAGAATGAGACTCCAGAGCTGGGCTTTTCCTTTTGTCCCAGGGTAACTGGGTCAGCATTGCTCCTGGCGCCCTCTGGTGGCAGTGAATGGCATGGATATGGAGGGAGGGATAGGATGTGGCAGGGTGGGTGAGTTTGAACCGGAACTGATGCAGTGTGTGTGCGTGGGAGGGACACCAAGAGGTGGTCAGAGGTATTTGGCCCTCCTCCATTTTAGCACAGAGAGGGCAGGGTGGCCTCAGATGTGCTTTTCAGTTTCCTGCACTTCTGCCTCTCAGCATCCCTGCACCCCACCTTTCGCACATCCACGTTGCCCCATCAGCACTTGGACCGTGTCTTGCAGAGCGACCGTCTTCGTGAGCAGCAggaggagatggcagagctgCGGCTGCGGCTGGAACTGGTGCGGCCTGGCTGGGGGGCCCCAGGGCTCTTGCAGGGCTTTCCTCCTGAGTCCTTTATGCCCCGGCCTCACACGGCCCCCCTGGGGGGTGCCCACACCCATGTGCTGGGCATGGTGccccctgcctgccttcctggagATGAAGTTGGCCCTGAGAATTGGGGAGAGGTGAGGAGGTGGCGTGTCTGCTGGGCCTGTTGACCTGGGCAGGCTCCGGCAGGGGAAGGTGATGCTGGGGAATGTGTCCCTCACCCCATGCTTTCATGGGACCAGCTATGAGATGCCCCTTTCTGGTGTTCCTAGAGGAATGGCCAAAATTTGGGTAGGGCTTCTCAGAAGGATCTGGTGCCAGCATCCCTGGAGTACCTGGGATCGCTCAGAGTGAGGAGGTTATAGAGGGGCTTCTGGCTTCCAGTATGGAGTGGAAAGCTCATATACCTCCAGGGGTGGGGAGCTCATCACCTCCGagaccacaccctctccatcttTGGACACGTTTCTTTGCAAGTTCACTCTTTCCTGAGCTCTAATCTGCTCCTCAAGCCTGGTCTCTTGTTTCTAGTTCTGTCACTTGGGGCCTTTCGGACAAAGGCTGCTCCTGCATCTGCCTGAGAGCTCTGGGTCATCTCAGCTCTAAAGGCCTGAGGGACTGAGGAGAGGGAGGACGTGGGTTTGGCAGAAGCCTGTTATGCAGCCCCCCTGCTCTAGCAGGGCGTTGTTGGTGAGATAAAACTTGGTGGAGATGACCTGTATACGAGACAGAAAGGACCAGTTGTCCCCCGAGGAGTGCCAGGTTTGCTATGGGAGCCGGAGCAGGGgtggagagggggaagagaagagggggagaagaggaaggagcgagggaagagggaggaagctCCTGCTCCGACTTGAGACTGGAAAGGCTTCCCAGAAGTGTCATTTGAGCTAGATCCTGAAGGTAAGGTAGGGCTGGAAGAGGTAGAGATGTGAGGAGCATGCAAGGTGGGTGTAGGTGGGAGCAAAGACTTGGTGGTGGGAGATGTCTGATAGAGAATGCCCTAGAAGCTTCCTATCCTGAAACCTGGCATTCCCCTAGCAAGTGACAAATGGCGGGGAGGCTGGAGCCAAGTTGCCggcagagggagagaggctgggaagtGGCTCTTCAGCTGCatcagaggaagaggaggaggggggggAGGAGGAGCCACCCCGACGGATCCTGCACCCACGCAGGTGAGTGGGACCCACGGTCCACCTGACAAGGACCGGCTCAGGGCCCCGGCTGGGCAGGAGGAGGATCCCACTGGGGTCTGAGGGTGCCCTCACCTGCGTCGCCCTGGCCGGCCCTTGGGGGAGAGCAGGCAGGGACTATGGGCTCTGAATCAGGAGTTCTCGCTGGGGTGAGTGTGCTGAGGGGATGGGCCCAGACCTCCTGGTTCTCAGCCTCCAAGGTGGCCCTCGGTTCCCCCAGCTGCCCTGCACCCTCTAAGCTCAGCTGCTGGCCTCAGAATTCTGCCAGACTGACATCCTGGGGTCACAGTGACCCTGGTGGCCTCTCTTCCCCTCCTGGGCCCAGGAGGtagctgggctggggaggggtacAGGCTCCCACTTCTGCCCTCCAGGAATAGGATCAGTAAGGGGAGCCAGAGGATGGGGGCCCTCCCAGGGAGTCCACTCAACAGGAAGGGCCCAGAGCTTCGCCTGGAGGAGCTAGGTGCAACCATCCCGGGGCCCAGAGGTGAGCTGggtaaggcacagagagggtccTGACCCCTTGTCCCCTTCATGGTCCTGGACTGGCCACCCTGGACAGTCCACACACAACCCCTGGCTGCCGCTGGCCAGGGcatgccccacccctccccctcccctcccctcctctctcccctcccctcccctcccctcccctccacccccgacTGTTAGCTGGGACAGCGGCCCTGACAGTCAGCCTATTACAGTGGTTGGTGGGAGCCAGGCCCTGGTTCGGCCCCACCAGGCCCCTactgccatggcctctgagtGGCGGCTGGCCCAAGCCCAGCAGAAAATCCGTGAGCTGGCCATCAACATCCGCATGAAGGAGGAGCTCATAGGCGAGCTGGTCCGCACAGGTGAGGGGGAGGGCTTTTGGGCTGGCCTCCCACCTGAGGGTGGTTAGGAGCGGGGTCCAGGTGGCATAGGTTCGGTAAACCAGCTCAGTTTCTTCCAgatatgtgaccttgagcaggtagGATAAtgcctctgtgcttcagttttctcctctctgaAATGGAGATAGTAACTGAACCTGCTTTATAGGTTGCTGAAATGAGCTAATTCAAGTGAAGTGCTTAGGCTGGCTTTCAGGAAGCATTAGTTCTTATTATTGGGTTGGCtgaaaagttcgttcgggtttttaaacgaactttttggccaacccaatattattaaTCAattgctgtgtgtcaggcaccaCACTGGGCACAGAATCTCCTGGTCCTTGGGAGCAAACAGCGTCCCCAAATCATCTACGTCTACTACTGGTGATACTGGTGAACGAGCAGGGGATGATTTTTGGTGGTGACTGGTtgagctttttaattttaatagttataattttatttattccaaaaTGCACTGGGAACAGTTTCAACTAGACATGAGAGTCCCTGTCACCAGATTTAGCATTTCCAAGCTTTGTTCACATTTGTTTtatctctcccttttttctttgctgaaatattttgaagcaaatccagGACAGCATGTCATTTCATCCCTACACCTTTCAGTATGCCTCTTTTTCAGCATTTTAACCAAAATGCCATTAGCACATCTAACAGAATGCCCTCTCAATGCCCAGAGCAGAAGCAGCTTTTCAGCAGTGTCTGTGTGCAGCTCCGGGCTTGTCCACACATTATAATTGCACGTTAGTTCTCTGAAATCTCCCTTCTCTCACCTTTACACAGTCATCCTATAGAATGTTCCAAACTCCAAATGTTCCTGGGTTTTGTCTGTTAGCTTCCTGTGGTGTCATTTAGCTTGTCCCTCTGTCCTCCATATTTCCTACAAATGGAAGTTAGTTCTAGAGGCTTAGTTGCATGCAGGCTCAAGTTACATATTTACTTTAGCATGTGTTAGTTAAAAGTAAAACAAGTAAACCCATATTTTCTCTGGGTCACTGCTATGGAtaaggctattttaaaaaatgtgtcaatttaaagaaaaatattaagtaaatcaCAGTTCTAGGGGTACAGAGTCGTGGCAAAATCCATGTAGGTGTCCAGGGCTGACAGAGGTCTGGAAAAACTCCCAGGGGAACGAACTACAGTGCTCTTCAGCCAGAGGGGCTGTGCTGACACGACCCTCGCCTTTTCTTCCAGGGAAGGCGGCCCAGGCCCTGAACCGCCAGCACAGCCAGCGCATCCGGGAGCTGGAGCAGGAGGCAGAGCGGGTGCGGACTGAGCTGAGTGAAGGCCAGAGGCAGCTGCGGGAGCTTGAGGGCAAGGAGCCCCAGGACGCCAGCGAGTGTTCGCAGCTCCAGGAGTTCCGCAAGAGGGTTGCTGCTGCTCAGAGCCAAGTGCAGGTACTGACCTGTCCGGaccctggtggtggtggttgcaGCCTCCCAGGCTGGGGTCCTGGGATCAAGACATGTGAGCCCTGGAGCCCAAGCTCACTGTGGAACCTGTGGGTGCTCAGGCCCTCATGCCCCAGCCCCGGCTGGTGGCACTAACACCCTCCTGGTCTCTCAGGGTGAGGCTGGCATTAGATAGAAGCTGGCGGTGCTGGGAGTCGGCTCAGCTTTAAACacagcagaggcagggaggtggggccTGCCCGAAGACCATCTAGGAGACCAGTGAGGGTGAGGGGTGGGCATCGGGAGAAACCAGCCTTCCCTCCTGCAGCTCCCCCCGCCTCCCTCCATCTGTTCTCCATTTACCAACCTCTCCAAACCATCATCCCTCTGTCTGTCCACCCATCAGTCCATGTGTCTATCTAATCCATCCATCCGATTGTCCTTTTATCAGTTGGTATGACTAACTGTCCATTTATGTGTCTAttcatttgtctttctattcCCCTTGATGGACCCTTGCATTATCTGTCCATCCTGTTTTTTACCTTTATATGATCCCATCATCTGTCCACCCACCCTGCCATCCATTCTTCTTTGCAGCTGTCCATCCattattcattccttcttttctcaGTTCAGGTGTCCAAGAGACCGTACAGTAGAGTGAttaagagcacaggttctggagccttgactgcttgggtttgaatcccagctctgccatttactagctatgtgtCTTTGGTCAAGTTtcctagcctctctgtgcctcagtttcctaatctgttaAGTAGGAAGCCTTTAAAACCTTTTCATCAGATTGTTAGGATCATTTAGTATACTGAGAGCACTTGATGTAGCGCTTCGTACGTAATAAGCGTCGTAGTATCTTGACATTcttataattttgatattttaattagtCCGTCATCCATCTGCCTGTTTTCCCTTCTGTCTGTCCCTCTATGCGCCGTTCTTCTGTCCTGCCTGCCCTTGTTGAGTGCCCGGCACCATGCCAGGCTCTCGGCAGCCCCCACGCGTGGCGCAGCAGAGGCTGTGTTGGTCCCAGGTGCTGAAGGAGAAGAAGCAGGCGACAGAGCGGCTGGTGTCGCTGTCGGCCCAGAGCGAGAAGCGGCTGCAGGAGCTGGAGAGGAATGTGCAGCTCATGCGGCAGCAGCAGGGGCAGCTGCAGAGGCGGCTTCGTGAGGAGACAGAGCAGAAGCGGCGCCTggagacagagatgaacaagCGGCAGCACCGTGTCAAGGTCGGGTGCTTGGGCGGTGGGGTGCCTGTGTCCCAGCCAGGAGGCCAGGCGGGGCACACAGCCGGGGGAGCACTTACGGCCACGTGACCTTATAAAGCGGCTCACTTGGCTTCCCTGAGTTTGattttttacttgaaaatgaGGAGAGTTATGGGAAACTCAGGGCTAGGGTGAGAATTCAGTAGGATGAATTATATAAGGGGACTGGCGTCTTGTAAATGTTTGCTTCTGTTTGCGGGTCCCCAGCGAGACCTGGGGGTGGCGAGGCTGGGGGTTGCTGCGCAGGGCTGTCTTGGGAGCAGGGTAGGCACTCCTTTGGGCTTGGGGGATCACAGGCTCTGGGAGGATGTGGGTACCACTCACGGCCCTGCCCACTGAGCTTCTCACCCTGCACATCCCCAGGAGCTGGAGCTGAAGCACGAGCAGCAGCAAAAGATCCTGAAGATCAAGACAGAAGAGATTGCGGCATTTCAGAGGAAGCGGCGCAGCGGCAGCAACGGCTCTGTTGTCAGCCTGGAGCAGCAGCAGGTGGGGCCTGGGCTGAGCCTGCACCCCCAGGGGCACCCACAGCCTGGCTGGGCAGCCTGGCCAGTTGCTAGAGTCCCCGGGGGTGTCAGATGGTGGGTACACCATTCTCCCCACCTGACCCGGGTGGCCGCCTGCACCACCCACGCAGCCAGAGGTGAGAGCTGAGTTCCCTCCCCGCCTCCACTGTCCCTCAGAAGATTGAGGAGCAGAAGAAGTGGCTGGACCAGGAGATGGAGAAGGTCCTACAGCAGCGGCGGGCGCTGGAGGAGCTAGGGGAGGAGCTCCA
It encodes the following:
- the KIF7 gene encoding kinesin-like protein KIF7 isoform X6, producing the protein MGLEAQRLPGAEEAPVRVALRVRPLLPKELLHGHQSCLRVEPGHGRVTLGRDRHFGFHVVLDEDTGQEAVYQACVQPLLEAFFEGFNATVFAYGQTGSGKTYTMGEASVASLHEDEQGIIPRAMAEAFKLIDENDLLDCLVHVSYLEVYKEEFRDLLEVGTASRDIQLREDDRGNVVLCGVKEVDVEGLDEVLSLLEMGNAARHTGATHLNRLSSRSHTVFTVTLEQRGRAPSRLPRPAAGQLLISKFHFVDLAGSERVLKTGSTGERLKESIQINSSLLALGNVISALGDPQRRGSHIPYRDSKITRILKDSLGGNAKTVMIACVSPSSSDFDETLNTLNYASRAQNIRNCATVNWRPEAERAPEEAAAGPRGPPRHRSETRIIHRGRRALGPTAASAAAAARLGAECARYRARTDAAYSFLRELQAEPGLPGAAARKVRDWLCAVEGERSALSSASGPDSGIESASAEEQAMQGPGGRKEDEGALQLLALQSQVARLEEENRDFLAALEDAMEQYKLQSDRLREQQEEMAELRLRLELVRPGWGAPGLLQGFPPESFMPRPHTAPLGGAHTHVLGMVPPACLPGDEVGPENWGEQVTNGGEAGAKLPAEGERLGSGSSAASEEEEEGGEEEPPRRILHPRRNRISKGSQRMGALPGSPLNRKGPELRLEELGATIPGPRVVGGSQALVRPHQAPTAMASEWRLAQAQQKIRELAINIRMKEELIGELVRTGKAAQALNRQHSQRIRELEQEAERVRTELSEGQRQLRELEGKEPQDASECSQLQEFRKRVAAAQSQVQVLKEKKQATERLVSLSAQSEKRLQELERNVQLMRQQQGQLQRRLREETEQKRRLETEMNKRQHRVKELELKHEQQQKILKIKTEEIAAFQRKRRSGSNGSVVSLEQQQIEEQKKWLDQEMEKVLQQRRALEELGEELHKREAILAKKEALMQEKTGLESKRLRSSQALNEDIVRVSSRLEHLEKELSEKSGQLRQGSAQSQQQIRGEIDALRQEKDALLKQRLEIDGKLRQGSLLSPEEERTLFQLDEAIEALDAAIEYKNEAITCRQRVLRASASLLSQCEMNLMAKLSYLSSSETRALLCKYFDKVVTLREEQHQQQIAFSELEMQLEEQQRLVYWLEVALERQRLEMDRQLTLQQKEHEQNIQLLLQQSRDHLGEGLADSKRQYETRIQALEKELGRHMWINQELKQKLSSLNAAGQSRVTGGEKRTLCPENRQAPGSEDEPHPAPEPLWQAPVTEGVPRAREEMRDLVHAPLPLTWKRSSLCSEEQGSPEELRQREAAEPLVGRMLPVGEMGLSRNLGPLPKPRRELRRTSPGMIDVRKNPL